In the genome of bacterium, one region contains:
- a CDS encoding nucleoside hydrolase yields the protein MHTPRPVILDCDPGHDDALAILLAVRHFDVLGITTVAGNVDVERTTVNARRVVDLAGLRVPVARGCASPLIAPPRHVPEIHGSSGLDGYDFPPPRAAIDPRHGVEFLIETVRVREGVTVIATGPLTNLAVALRQAPDIAHRIREISIMGGSVTLGNS from the coding sequence ATGCACACGCCCCGGCCGGTCATTCTGGATTGCGATCCCGGACACGACGACGCGCTGGCGATTCTCCTCGCCGTCAGACATTTCGACGTGCTGGGGATCACTACCGTCGCGGGAAACGTGGACGTGGAACGGACCACGGTAAACGCGCGCCGGGTCGTGGATCTGGCGGGGCTCCGCGTGCCGGTCGCGCGCGGCTGCGCATCGCCGCTCATCGCCCCGCCCCGGCATGTCCCGGAGATCCATGGATCGAGCGGACTCGACGGGTATGACTTTCCGCCGCCGCGGGCGGCAATCGACCCACGACACGGGGTCGAGTTTCTCATTGAGACCGTCCGGGTCCGCGAAGGCGTCACCGTGATCGCCACCGGGCCCCTGACGAATCTTGCCGTGGCGCTGCGCCAGGCCCCCGACATCGCCCACCGCATCCGCGAGATCAGCATCATGGGCGGGTCAGTGACGTTGGGCAACAGCA
- a CDS encoding xanthine dehydrogenase family protein molybdopterin-binding subunit has product MIIGASVKRKEDPRLLAGRGCYVDDVRLPGLVQAALVRSAHAHAEIGSINVARARAMPGVIFIATAADLDVAQPIPVRLGPRPGQRPFLQFPLARRQVRYVGEPVTVVVATDRYVAEDAADVVEVEYHRLPPVANTDQALAPHAALLHEGGTTNLADRLVMGTGEPDAALARAGIRIRRRFGVQRHSGVPLETRGIIASYDAGSGRLSVWGPTKVPHFNRRVLSDLLGIPADRIRFIEPDVGGGFGVRGEFYPEDFLIPWVAIRLRRPVKWIEDRREHMVAANHSREQIHDVELGATTDGRIVALVDRICVDMGAYVRTHGVTVPELTGALLPGPYRIPHYRAEIACVLTTKTPTGTYRAPGRYEGTFVRESMMDLLARAVGVDPVEIRRRNFIPPQEMPFRVGTAALGVETVYDTGAYASSLDAALAAVDYPRMRASQASARAQGRHIGIGLACVVEKAGLGPWEIARVEVDKAGRITVYSGLASLGQGLETTLAQVCAEELHLSVEEITVIHGDTARVPVGVGTFASRGAVVGGSAVLLASRAVKDKLLDRATRTLEAAREDLVMERRRIFVRGVPSRGVTFAELAAASVATEPGISATQIFRVSEMTYPYGTHVAVVEVDSGTGHVTILGYAIAYDVGKAINPMIVDGQLVGGLAQGIGGALLEEMIYDSEGQMLATTFMDYLLPTAAEMPHTVSIRILEETPTPLNPLGIKGAGEGGTAGAGAAIANAVSDALGPLGVEVVSLPLSPDRILELIRSAQTHGHARG; this is encoded by the coding sequence ATGATCATCGGGGCTTCGGTCAAGCGAAAGGAAGACCCTCGGCTGCTCGCCGGCCGGGGATGTTACGTCGACGACGTGCGACTGCCGGGATTAGTGCAGGCCGCGCTGGTCCGCAGCGCGCATGCGCACGCCGAGATCGGCAGCATCAACGTCGCTCGGGCGCGAGCTATGCCCGGAGTGATCTTCATCGCCACCGCAGCCGACCTGGATGTCGCGCAGCCGATCCCCGTCCGGCTCGGACCCCGGCCCGGCCAGCGACCATTTCTTCAGTTTCCCCTGGCGCGCCGGCAGGTCCGGTATGTCGGCGAACCCGTCACCGTGGTGGTGGCCACCGACCGGTACGTGGCTGAGGACGCCGCCGACGTTGTCGAAGTCGAGTATCATCGACTGCCGCCCGTCGCGAACACGGACCAGGCTCTGGCCCCACATGCCGCTCTCCTCCACGAGGGCGGCACGACCAACCTTGCCGACAGACTGGTGATGGGGACGGGTGAGCCCGACGCGGCGCTCGCGAGGGCCGGGATCCGCATCCGTCGCAGGTTCGGCGTCCAACGCCACTCGGGAGTCCCGCTGGAGACCCGAGGGATCATCGCCTCGTACGACGCCGGGTCAGGCCGTCTCTCGGTCTGGGGGCCCACAAAAGTTCCGCACTTCAACCGGCGCGTGCTGAGCGATCTGCTCGGCATTCCGGCCGATCGGATCCGTTTTATTGAGCCCGACGTCGGAGGGGGGTTCGGCGTTCGGGGGGAGTTCTACCCGGAAGACTTCTTGATCCCCTGGGTGGCGATCCGCCTGCGGCGGCCCGTGAAATGGATCGAGGACCGCCGGGAGCATATGGTGGCGGCGAATCATTCACGCGAGCAGATCCATGACGTTGAACTCGGCGCAACCACAGATGGGCGCATCGTTGCGCTCGTCGATCGGATCTGTGTGGATATGGGAGCGTACGTGCGGACCCACGGCGTGACGGTGCCGGAGCTCACCGGCGCCCTGTTGCCCGGGCCATACCGGATCCCGCACTATCGCGCAGAGATCGCGTGTGTCCTCACCACCAAGACCCCCACCGGGACCTACCGCGCTCCGGGCCGGTACGAGGGGACGTTTGTCCGCGAATCGATGATGGATCTCCTGGCTCGGGCGGTGGGGGTTGACCCGGTCGAGATCCGGCGCCGCAATTTCATTCCACCGCAGGAGATGCCCTTTCGAGTCGGGACGGCCGCACTCGGCGTCGAGACGGTGTACGATACCGGGGCATACGCGTCATCCTTGGACGCGGCGCTGGCGGCGGTGGACTATCCGCGCATGCGCGCGTCCCAAGCGTCCGCGCGCGCGCAGGGACGGCACATCGGGATCGGACTTGCCTGTGTCGTCGAGAAGGCTGGGTTGGGCCCCTGGGAGATTGCCCGGGTGGAGGTCGACAAAGCCGGCCGCATCACTGTCTATTCAGGCTTGGCGTCGCTCGGCCAGGGGTTGGAGACGACGCTCGCCCAGGTCTGTGCAGAAGAACTCCACCTCTCGGTCGAAGAGATCACCGTCATCCACGGGGACACGGCTCGGGTACCGGTCGGCGTGGGCACCTTTGCCAGCCGGGGGGCTGTTGTCGGGGGAAGCGCGGTACTGCTGGCCTCGCGGGCCGTCAAGGACAAACTCCTCGACCGTGCGACGCGGACATTGGAGGCGGCGCGGGAAGACCTCGTGATGGAACGACGCCGCATCTTCGTGCGGGGCGTCCCGTCGCGCGGGGTGACGTTTGCGGAACTGGCCGCGGCATCGGTTGCGACCGAACCGGGTATCTCGGCCACCCAGATCTTCCGGGTCTCCGAGATGACCTATCCGTACGGCACCCACGTGGCCGTCGTCGAAGTCGACTCCGGGACAGGACACGTGACCATTCTCGGCTACGCGATCGCGTACGATGTGGGCAAGGCCATCAACCCCATGATCGTCGACGGCCAGCTCGTGGGAGGACTCGCTCAGGGGATCGGCGGCGCCCTCCTCGAGGAAATGATATATGATTCGGAGGGGCAGATGCTCGCCACGACGTTCATGGATTATCTTCTGCCGACCGCAGCCGAGATGCCCCACACCGTCTCGATCCGAATCCTCGAGGAGACGCCGACACCTCTCAATCCTCTCGGTATCAAAGGCGCCGGGGAGGGCGGCACGGCAGGTGCCGGTGCGGCAATCGCCAACGCGGTCTCAGATGCGCTCGGTCCCTTGGGGGTCGAGGTCGTCTCCCTCCCCCTCTCTCCCGATCGTATCCTCGAGCTGATCCGAAGTGCGCAAACCCATGGTCACGCGCGCGGATGA